In Chryseobacterium camelliae, one DNA window encodes the following:
- a CDS encoding NAD(P)-dependent alcohol dehydrogenase gives MEITAALVKEKGGHFELEKIRLDDPKPDEVLVRIVATGTCHTDMAVRDQQIADTPFPFVLGHEGSGVIEKVGRNVTHLQPGDHVVLTFGFCGECDNCRKGKPAYCENFMALNFAGCRLDGSHSHHSDRYEVFDNFFSQSSFATYSIAHKNNVIKVPDEAPLEILGPLGCGIQTGAGAVINSLAVSPGQSIVISGAGAVGLAGVLGAKACSAGTIVAVDINDDRLQLAKELGATHTVNSRDENVIESLNRISPKGFDFGFDTTGRNDVINNTIACLKSFGEMGIVGVAVKPLEIEMNAFVAKGIRLKGIVEGDSIPSEFIPAMVRMYLNGQFAFDKLIRKYKFEDINQAIEDSESGKTIKPVILVGEYGQ, from the coding sequence ATGGAAATCACTGCAGCTTTAGTAAAAGAAAAAGGTGGACATTTTGAACTTGAAAAAATCCGCCTTGATGATCCGAAACCGGATGAAGTACTCGTAAGAATTGTAGCTACGGGAACATGCCATACAGATATGGCGGTCCGGGACCAGCAGATTGCTGATACACCATTTCCTTTTGTATTGGGACACGAAGGATCCGGTGTGATAGAAAAAGTAGGGAGGAACGTTACCCACCTTCAGCCCGGGGACCATGTAGTGCTTACCTTCGGCTTTTGTGGAGAATGTGACAATTGCCGGAAAGGAAAGCCGGCATACTGTGAAAACTTTATGGCCCTTAATTTTGCAGGCTGCAGGTTGGACGGTAGCCACAGCCATCACAGCGACCGCTATGAGGTTTTTGATAATTTCTTCTCCCAGTCGTCCTTTGCCACTTATTCTATTGCGCATAAAAATAATGTGATTAAAGTTCCTGACGAAGCTCCGCTGGAGATTCTGGGCCCGTTAGGATGTGGTATTCAGACCGGAGCTGGGGCAGTCATTAATTCATTGGCCGTCTCTCCGGGACAATCGATTGTCATTTCCGGAGCGGGCGCAGTCGGGCTGGCCGGTGTTTTAGGTGCAAAGGCGTGTTCTGCTGGGACAATTGTAGCCGTGGATATCAATGATGACCGCTTACAACTGGCTAAAGAGCTGGGAGCAACCCATACCGTGAACAGCAGGGATGAAAATGTAATAGAATCACTGAACAGGATTTCTCCTAAAGGATTCGATTTCGGATTTGATACAACGGGAAGAAATGATGTCATCAACAATACGATAGCCTGCCTCAAATCTTTTGGGGAAATGGGCATTGTAGGAGTAGCCGTAAAACCACTGGAAATAGAAATGAATGCCTTTGTAGCAAAAGGGATCCGTCTGAAGGGCATCGTAGAAGGCGACAGTATTCCTTCCGAGTTTATTCCGGCCATGGTCAGGATGTACCTGAACGGCCAGTTCGCTTTTGACAAACTGATCCGGAAATATAAATTTGAAGACATCAACCAGGCCATTGAAGATTCCGAATCCGGAAAAACCATCAAGCCTGTGATCCTGGTCGGGGAATATGGACAATAA
- a CDS encoding RNA polymerase sigma factor encodes MPQKEKENIISQTVSKYGGKLMSYIRPKVKNTEDAEDILQEVWYQFSSLTNLSEIVNVGGWLYRVTANKITDKYRKKKTENLEDFVYEDEDGDFSIKDILLMDESAGPEIKMFQDEIWKKLFEALDELPEKQRLVYVENELNDKTLQQIADEQGENIKTIISRKNYAVKHLRNRLRKLYEDLNS; translated from the coding sequence ATGCCACAGAAGGAAAAGGAAAATATCATTTCGCAGACCGTATCCAAATACGGCGGCAAGCTGATGTCATATATCCGTCCTAAAGTGAAAAATACCGAAGATGCGGAAGATATTCTGCAGGAAGTCTGGTACCAGTTCAGCAGCCTCACCAACCTCTCGGAAATTGTGAATGTAGGAGGATGGCTGTATAGGGTAACAGCCAATAAGATTACCGATAAATACCGAAAAAAGAAAACGGAAAACCTGGAAGACTTTGTGTATGAAGATGAAGATGGTGATTTTTCCATCAAAGATATCCTGCTCATGGATGAGAGTGCAGGTCCGGAAATAAAAATGTTTCAGGATGAGATCTGGAAAAAGCTTTTTGAAGCCCTGGACGAACTTCCGGAAAAACAGAGGCTGGTGTATGTTGAAAATGAGCTGAACGATAAAACACTGCAGCAGATTGCAGATGAGCAGGGAGAAAACATCAAAACCATCATCAGCAGGAAAAATTATGCTGTGAAACACCTCAGGAACCGCCTGAGAAAATTATACGAAGATTTAAACAGTTAG
- a CDS encoding ChaN family lipoprotein: MKNILTMILLSGFCLMGAQDFKAYQFYNQKGKKINTEKLVRELADYDVVFFGENHNNSIIHWLQLKVTEALYQRKNGQLVLGAEMFERDNQPQLDEYLAGKIDPKNLKDSVRLWNNYTTDYRPLLDFAKAKKLPFIATNVPRKYASKTAKEGLESLNTLTAKEKTYIAELPIKVTLDTPGYTEMKSMMGEHAEGTKVMNFISAQAIKDATMAESILRNLKPGKIFIHYNGNYHSKEFGGIYWYITQKRPDLKMAVISVFESDSPELKIPEKDYVPTTFNLIIPSDMTKTY; this comes from the coding sequence ATGAAAAATATACTTACCATGATATTGCTTTCAGGGTTTTGCCTGATGGGTGCCCAGGATTTCAAAGCATATCAGTTTTACAACCAGAAAGGGAAGAAAATCAATACGGAAAAGCTCGTCAGGGAACTGGCGGATTATGATGTTGTATTCTTCGGAGAGAACCACAACAATTCGATCATTCACTGGCTGCAGTTGAAAGTCACCGAAGCTTTATACCAAAGAAAAAACGGGCAGCTTGTCCTGGGAGCCGAAATGTTTGAACGGGATAATCAGCCCCAGCTTGATGAATACCTGGCCGGTAAGATAGACCCTAAAAACCTGAAAGATTCTGTGCGGCTGTGGAACAATTATACTACTGATTACAGGCCTTTGCTCGATTTTGCCAAAGCAAAGAAACTCCCGTTTATAGCAACCAATGTTCCAAGGAAATATGCTTCAAAAACGGCTAAGGAAGGCCTGGAATCACTGAATACCCTAACCGCAAAAGAGAAAACCTATATCGCAGAACTGCCAATAAAGGTGACGCTTGACACTCCGGGATATACGGAGATGAAAAGCATGATGGGGGAGCATGCGGAAGGCACCAAAGTGATGAATTTTATTTCCGCACAGGCCATTAAGGATGCGACGATGGCAGAGTCTATACTCAGGAACCTGAAGCCTGGAAAAATCTTCATCCATTACAATGGTAACTACCATTCCAAAGAATTCGGAGGCATTTACTGGTACATCACACAGAAAAGGCCTGATCTGAAGATGGCGGTCATTTCCGTCTTTGAATCCGACTCGCCTGAACTTAAAATCCCTGAGAAAGACTATGTTCCCACTACATTCAATCTTATCATTCCTTCTGATATGACCAAAACCTATTAA
- a CDS encoding hemin-degrading factor: MSTLVNDLKEKWEALKAENPHMRIRNAAAQLGVSEAELLATNIGEGVTVLKPEFQSILTDVEQLGKVMALTRNDECVHERKGIYQNPDFSSPHAQLFVGEDIDLRIFLTHWKLAFAVVEGDKKSLQFFGKDGLALHKIYLTKDSFEDAFYTIVGKYKADDQNLTFEFEEIAAKATEKSDDEIDVEGFQKAWKELKDTHDFFMMTRKYGVSRTQALRLAPEGFAKKIDNARVVNVLEDASEKNLPIMIFVGNRGIIQIHTGLVKKTLWHQQWFNVMDPDFNLHLDVTKIAEAWIVKKPTEDGEVTAIEVFNKQGDFIVQFFGKRKPGIPELQEWKDLVADLEK; this comes from the coding sequence ATGAGCACATTAGTGAACGATCTGAAAGAAAAATGGGAAGCGCTGAAAGCAGAAAACCCACATATGAGGATAAGAAATGCTGCAGCACAATTAGGCGTAAGCGAGGCGGAGCTGCTGGCTACCAATATCGGGGAAGGAGTAACGGTTCTTAAACCGGAATTTCAATCTATTTTGACGGATGTGGAACAGCTGGGTAAGGTAATGGCGCTTACCAGGAATGACGAATGTGTACATGAAAGAAAAGGAATTTATCAGAATCCTGACTTCAGCAGCCCGCATGCACAGCTTTTCGTGGGAGAAGATATCGACCTGAGGATTTTCCTTACCCACTGGAAGCTGGCCTTTGCCGTAGTGGAAGGAGATAAGAAAAGCTTGCAGTTCTTCGGTAAAGATGGATTAGCCCTCCATAAAATATACCTTACAAAAGATAGCTTTGAAGATGCATTCTATACGATAGTTGGGAAATATAAAGCAGATGACCAGAACCTCACTTTTGAGTTTGAGGAAATAGCAGCAAAAGCAACTGAAAAATCAGATGACGAAATAGATGTGGAAGGATTCCAGAAAGCATGGAAAGAGCTGAAAGATACCCACGATTTCTTTATGATGACCAGAAAATACGGGGTAAGCAGGACACAGGCATTAAGACTGGCTCCGGAAGGATTTGCAAAAAAAATAGACAATGCAAGAGTGGTGAACGTTCTGGAAGACGCTTCTGAAAAGAACCTTCCGATCATGATCTTTGTTGGCAACAGAGGGATCATCCAGATCCATACCGGGCTGGTGAAGAAAACATTATGGCACCAGCAGTGGTTCAACGTAATGGATCCTGATTTTAACCTGCACCTGGATGTAACCAAGATCGCCGAAGCCTGGATCGTGAAGAAACCGACAGAAGACGGTGAAGTAACGGCTATTGAGGTCTTTAACAAACAGGGAGACTTTATCGTCCAGTTTTTCGGAAAAAGAAAACCGGGAATCCCTGAATTACAGGAATGGAAAGATCTGGTTGCAGATCTTGAAAAATAA
- a CDS encoding class I SAM-dependent methyltransferase: MDRDELKKLAQHLARPEGETGIEVGEMMHRTNIGMTTESIHAMLIEDREHILEIGHGNAAHVQYILDKAQQIQYTGIDISETMHHEAKKQNERFGSQVQFVLYDGSRLPFEDKAFDKIFTVNTVYFWKQPTAFLNEIYRVLKKHGTFILTYGQRHSMEKLPFTEYDFTLYSNDEMEELISGSPFKRMKISEKEEQVTSKTGQKTITRIYTVLTIKK; this comes from the coding sequence ATGGACCGGGACGAGTTAAAAAAACTGGCGCAGCACCTTGCCAGGCCTGAAGGGGAGACGGGTATTGAAGTCGGTGAAATGATGCACCGGACGAACATAGGAATGACAACGGAGAGTATCCATGCCATGTTGATCGAAGATCGAGAGCATATCCTGGAAATCGGTCACGGCAATGCGGCACATGTACAATATATCCTGGATAAGGCACAGCAAATACAATATACCGGAATAGATATATCTGAAACCATGCACCACGAGGCAAAAAAGCAGAACGAAAGATTTGGGAGCCAGGTTCAATTTGTCCTGTACGACGGAAGCCGGTTGCCTTTTGAGGATAAGGCCTTTGATAAAATCTTTACGGTAAACACCGTCTATTTCTGGAAACAGCCCACGGCTTTCCTGAATGAGATCTACAGGGTTCTTAAAAAGCACGGAACTTTTATACTCACCTATGGACAGAGGCATTCGATGGAGAAACTCCCGTTCACGGAATACGATTTTACCCTATACAGCAATGATGAAATGGAAGAGCTGATTTCCGGCAGTCCGTTTAAGAGAATGAAAATCTCCGAGAAAGAAGAACAGGTAACCAGCAAGACCGGTCAAAAGACTATTACAAGAATATACACAGTTTTAACCATAAAAAAATAA
- a CDS encoding heme ABC transporter ATP-binding protein — protein MIIAHQINYRHKDFHILKNIDLSLGYGEFLAIVGPNGAGKSSLLSILANEVKSENRDILFKNRPVQDWKILELSMHKAKFSQHNSNDIPLEVKDVVMMGRYPYFDAQPHEQDYEASDRMMQETDVIHLKDREYNTLSGGEKQRVHLSRVMAQLQNTIAHKLIFLDEPLNNLDVKHQYKALEIIKNFTRKGNSAVVVLHDLNLAAQYADKVLLMKSGKVAAYGTPADIFTAENITDAYNFPCTICPHPIHHNPMIIFG, from the coding sequence ATGATCATAGCCCATCAGATCAATTACAGGCATAAGGATTTTCATATCCTGAAAAATATAGACCTTTCTCTGGGATACGGGGAATTTTTAGCCATTGTAGGGCCCAACGGAGCAGGGAAGTCGAGCCTTCTCAGTATCCTTGCTAATGAAGTAAAATCTGAAAACAGAGATATCCTGTTTAAAAATAGGCCCGTTCAGGATTGGAAAATTTTGGAACTCTCCATGCACAAAGCTAAATTTTCCCAGCACAACAGCAATGATATTCCGCTGGAAGTGAAAGATGTGGTCATGATGGGAAGGTATCCTTATTTCGATGCACAGCCGCATGAACAGGATTATGAAGCTTCGGACCGGATGATGCAGGAAACCGATGTGATCCACCTGAAAGACCGGGAATACAATACACTTTCCGGAGGTGAGAAACAGCGGGTGCACCTGTCCAGGGTAATGGCACAACTTCAGAATACCATAGCGCATAAGCTCATTTTTCTGGATGAACCTTTAAACAACCTGGATGTGAAGCACCAATATAAGGCATTGGAAATTATAAAAAACTTTACGCGTAAAGGAAATAGTGCGGTAGTTGTGTTGCATGATCTTAACCTTGCCGCACAGTATGCGGATAAAGTACTGCTGATGAAATCCGGTAAGGTGGCTGCTTACGGAACACCTGCTGATATATTTACAGCAGAAAACATTACGGATGCCTATAATTTTCCCTGCACCATATGCCCGCATCCCATACACCATAACCCTATGATTATTTTTGGCTGA
- a CDS encoding FecCD family ABC transporter permease has translation MKTQNKLYMYLTLSAVLLVLIAVTALNTGVYDFGGNSAFSTLWQYIQGDPDLSLSHKYVIWDVRAARIIMAILIGSMLAVSGTGLQGMFRNPLATGDLIGLTSGATLLAAIAIVLGGYFKHNLPETIQFSLVGISAFIGAFLSMMLVYRISTSGGKTNVVMMLLTGVAITAIGFSVTGFLIYISKDEQLRDLTFWNLGSLAAATWMKNGILAVVLCISYVIILPQGKALNAMMLGEKDAQHLGIQVEKLKKQIIVVTALMIGACVAFSGTIGFVGLIVPYILRQLFKSDYVFILPLSAVCGSILLLTADTLSRSIVAPSELPIGILTALMGGPIFIAILVKSKKSLS, from the coding sequence TTGAAAACACAAAATAAACTTTATATGTATCTCACCTTAAGTGCCGTACTGCTGGTCCTGATCGCAGTAACGGCACTTAATACCGGAGTGTACGATTTCGGAGGGAATTCTGCATTCAGCACATTATGGCAATACATTCAGGGCGATCCTGATTTGTCTCTCAGCCATAAATATGTGATCTGGGATGTAAGAGCGGCCAGGATTATAATGGCCATCCTTATCGGAAGCATGCTCGCCGTTTCAGGAACAGGCCTGCAGGGCATGTTCAGAAATCCTTTGGCTACAGGGGATCTGATAGGGCTTACTTCAGGAGCGACATTACTGGCGGCCATTGCCATTGTTTTAGGAGGGTATTTTAAACACAACCTTCCTGAAACAATACAATTTTCACTGGTCGGTATTTCCGCTTTTATAGGAGCCTTTTTATCCATGATGCTGGTGTACAGGATTTCTACCAGCGGAGGAAAGACCAATGTTGTCATGATGCTGCTTACCGGCGTTGCCATTACAGCCATCGGATTTTCCGTCACCGGTTTTCTGATTTATATATCAAAAGATGAACAGCTGAGAGATCTCACCTTCTGGAATTTAGGCAGCCTGGCAGCCGCCACCTGGATGAAGAACGGGATTCTGGCTGTGGTACTGTGTATTTCTTATGTCATTATCCTTCCCCAGGGAAAAGCTTTGAATGCAATGATGCTGGGTGAAAAGGATGCACAGCACCTGGGAATCCAGGTGGAAAAACTTAAAAAGCAGATTATTGTAGTCACAGCGCTGATGATCGGTGCCTGTGTCGCTTTTTCAGGAACCATAGGATTTGTGGGGCTGATTGTTCCCTATATCCTCAGGCAGCTTTTTAAGTCGGATTATGTATTTATACTGCCTTTGTCAGCCGTTTGCGGAAGTATTCTGCTGCTAACGGCAGATACCTTAAGCAGGAGCATTGTAGCTCCGTCAGAACTTCCGATCGGAATCCTGACAGCATTAATGGGCGGCCCAATTTTTATTGCCATCCTGGTCAAATCAAAAAAATCACTGTCATGA
- a CDS encoding heme/hemin ABC transporter substrate-binding protein has product MKKIILAASVLVAVYSCKKEQGTPKENTTEAVSETPKSNNKIVTLNGGITEIVSALGHEKEIVGTDVTSTYPESLKATAKDLGHVRSMTIEPIMAVSPTLILASDKDINPELMGKIKSSGIKTEIFKQEFTVDGTKKLIADVAKALGNTDYQKLNDKIDADLKQIRPIAKKPKVLFIYARGNMLMVAGKNTPMASLIQLAGGENAVNDFEDFKPLTPEAVVKANPDVLFFFTTGLQGAGGNEGALKMPGVAQTNAGKNKKIIAMDGGLVSGFGPRLGEAAVALNKLLIENTK; this is encoded by the coding sequence ATGAAAAAAATCATTCTTGCCGCTTCTGTGCTGGTTGCTGTGTATTCATGCAAAAAAGAACAAGGCACTCCAAAGGAAAATACAACCGAAGCCGTTTCGGAAACGCCTAAATCCAATAACAAAATCGTTACCCTGAACGGAGGCATTACAGAGATTGTAAGTGCTCTTGGACACGAAAAAGAGATTGTAGGAACCGATGTGACCAGTACCTATCCGGAATCCCTTAAAGCTACGGCTAAAGATTTGGGCCATGTCAGATCCATGACGATTGAACCGATCATGGCCGTGAGCCCAACCCTTATTTTAGCGTCCGATAAAGATATCAATCCTGAATTGATGGGCAAAATCAAGTCTTCAGGAATCAAAACGGAAATATTCAAACAGGAATTTACTGTTGACGGAACTAAAAAACTAATTGCTGATGTAGCTAAAGCTCTGGGCAATACAGACTATCAGAAGCTGAATGATAAGATTGATGCTGATCTTAAGCAGATCAGGCCAATAGCTAAAAAACCGAAAGTACTTTTCATATATGCAAGAGGCAATATGCTGATGGTTGCAGGGAAAAATACGCCAATGGCTTCATTGATCCAGCTGGCAGGCGGTGAAAATGCAGTAAACGACTTTGAAGATTTTAAGCCCCTGACGCCTGAAGCAGTGGTTAAAGCCAATCCGGATGTACTGTTTTTCTTTACTACAGGACTGCAGGGAGCAGGAGGTAATGAAGGAGCTCTTAAAATGCCGGGCGTGGCACAGACCAATGCCGGAAAAAACAAAAAGATCATTGCCATGGACGGAGGACTGGTTTCAGGATTCGGGCCAAGGCTCGGAGAAGCCGCAGTAGCATTAAACAAGCTTTTAATTGAAAACACAAAATAA
- a CDS encoding HmuY family protein, whose translation MKYLKLLSIALIIAVQSCFSADEDPVSVPPMTGATSKPAVGGANEPNQVWIDLSDIDPVTKEPRQKTNLRTDWELGFYNGDEFRVIINGSIGMAVAKIPGATNINSVKSADVSSLMSVVQIGTFTASNLEYIDNPNGNFLTQTTGIAEIKANDADNGVYLVNMGKALSTATVAPGSVSLTGESRGWKKIQILRSASGYRVRYADLNDDQYKEQVITKNPDYNFNFFSLQKGQAVQIQPQKHNWDIAFTTFTNEVFMSPGQSAGSYFYADFIITNILSGVGVYQVDVPAGKTLDQIYGEFKLSDVSQTKFIFNDHRALGDKWRTTTGANGPQTYSDRFFVLKDAEGFYYKIRFNAMTQNGVRGYPNFEFAPL comes from the coding sequence ATGAAATATTTAAAATTATTGTCTATTGCTTTGATCATTGCTGTACAGTCATGTTTTTCAGCAGATGAAGATCCGGTTTCCGTGCCACCTATGACGGGAGCAACATCAAAGCCTGCCGTTGGAGGAGCCAATGAGCCTAATCAGGTATGGATCGATTTAAGCGATATAGACCCGGTAACAAAAGAACCGAGGCAAAAAACCAATCTGAGGACGGACTGGGAATTGGGTTTCTATAATGGTGATGAATTCCGTGTGATCATCAACGGGTCTATCGGAATGGCAGTTGCCAAAATTCCCGGCGCCACCAACATCAACTCCGTTAAAAGTGCAGATGTTTCTTCTTTGATGAGTGTAGTTCAGATCGGTACTTTCACTGCCAGCAATCTTGAGTACATTGATAATCCTAACGGTAATTTTTTAACCCAGACTACGGGAATTGCAGAAATAAAAGCGAATGATGCGGATAATGGCGTTTACCTCGTTAATATGGGTAAAGCACTTTCTACGGCTACGGTTGCTCCGGGTTCCGTATCATTGACCGGAGAATCCAGAGGATGGAAAAAAATCCAGATCCTGAGATCTGCCAGCGGATACCGAGTAAGGTATGCAGACCTTAATGATGACCAGTACAAAGAACAGGTTATTACCAAGAATCCCGATTACAACTTTAATTTCTTCAGCCTTCAGAAAGGCCAGGCTGTTCAGATACAGCCTCAGAAGCATAACTGGGATATTGCATTCACCACCTTTACCAATGAAGTTTTCATGTCTCCTGGACAAAGTGCCGGAAGTTATTTCTATGCAGATTTCATCATCACCAATATCCTTAGCGGTGTTGGGGTATACCAGGTAGATGTCCCTGCCGGAAAGACACTGGATCAGATTTACGGAGAATTTAAGCTGAGTGATGTCAGCCAGACCAAATTCATTTTCAACGATCATAGAGCGTTGGGTGACAAATGGAGGACAACAACAGGTGCCAATGGTCCGCAGACGTATAGTGACAGGTTTTTTGTCCTTAAAGATGCAGAAGGATTTTATTACAAAATACGGTTTAATGCCATGACCCAGAACGGCGTGCGTGGTTATCCTAATTTTGAATTTGCTCCTCTTTAA
- a CDS encoding TonB-dependent receptor plug domain-containing protein gives MKKKVLSILSLSFVLWMNAQEKDSLGQKKIEEVVITGQYMQQSINKSIYKVEVIDAQQIKNMAVTNVAEVLNQSLNIQITPDTNSGNSTANILGLGGQYVKILIDNIPVVGDTGLGSNIDLTKLSLTNIERIEIVKGSMGVEYGNGALAGVINIITKKSSSKKLSIRASLQEETVRDSYNLRKKGQGRHIQNLNVGYNFNDHWFTNISFNHNQFMGYEGDKKGYKYFGQDNLRGYDWNPKDQYEANALIRYSKNKTSFYYKASYLNETFNYYNPKVDRVPLNDGSGGVVYKSLDRNYNTERWIHQFNIQTHLGQIRYMGDFSYQKQDRKFYDYNYDIPNRKKDPNYNEQPYYKTDVIYSRGMFSNFLDNKTFDFQLGYELDHTDGYAALIAGEFDGNNISRKIFTYGTFLSAEWNISDKFSLRPGTRFSVSNRFNNQFNYSLSARYKTSENSNLRWVFGTANRYPTYDELFTYFVNVNHDIQGNPDLKPETGYSAGLFWDQGFGLGNGWKFNYNLEALYVDLNDKIENVMIVRPSTYKYLNLDKYRSLLFGVNANIVKDQFSLGIRTSLNGISVSKQEMDVRTPQDFQYNFQAGANAGYKIAGSNTALNLYYKYTGPARLYVIENESFRLARTDGFHMMDFIVSQPFWKDRLELSVGIKNIFDVTTINSTNSTASGHNAATDLLNLYYGRSYFARLMYQF, from the coding sequence ATGAAGAAGAAAGTGCTTTCCATTCTATCCTTATCCTTTGTTCTATGGATGAATGCACAGGAAAAAGATTCTCTCGGCCAGAAGAAAATAGAGGAGGTGGTCATCACCGGACAATACATGCAGCAATCGATTAACAAATCTATCTATAAAGTTGAGGTGATTGATGCACAGCAGATCAAGAACATGGCTGTAACTAATGTGGCAGAGGTACTCAACCAGTCGCTGAACATTCAGATTACGCCTGATACCAATTCAGGGAATTCTACGGCCAATATTTTAGGCCTGGGCGGACAATACGTTAAAATCCTTATTGATAATATTCCTGTAGTAGGCGATACCGGACTGGGAAGTAATATTGACCTGACCAAACTGAGCCTTACGAATATCGAAAGGATTGAAATCGTAAAAGGAAGCATGGGAGTGGAATACGGTAACGGAGCTCTCGCGGGCGTCATCAATATCATCACCAAGAAAAGCAGCTCAAAAAAGCTAAGCATCAGGGCCAGCCTCCAGGAAGAAACAGTACGTGATAGCTATAACCTCAGGAAAAAAGGCCAGGGAAGGCACATCCAGAACCTGAATGTAGGGTATAACTTCAATGACCACTGGTTTACGAACATCAGTTTTAACCATAATCAGTTTATGGGCTACGAAGGGGATAAAAAAGGATACAAATATTTCGGGCAGGATAACCTGCGGGGGTACGACTGGAATCCTAAGGATCAGTATGAAGCTAACGCGCTCATACGCTATTCCAAAAATAAAACATCATTTTATTATAAAGCATCTTACCTGAATGAGACTTTCAACTATTACAACCCGAAAGTAGATCGAGTTCCGTTAAACGACGGTTCGGGAGGTGTGGTATATAAAAGCCTGGACCGGAATTATAATACAGAACGCTGGATCCATCAGTTCAATATCCAGACCCACCTGGGACAGATCCGCTATATGGGAGATTTTTCCTACCAGAAACAGGACAGGAAATTTTATGACTACAATTATGATATTCCCAACCGGAAGAAAGATCCCAATTACAATGAACAGCCTTACTATAAAACGGATGTAATTTATTCCAGAGGGATGTTCAGTAATTTCCTGGATAATAAAACATTCGATTTCCAGTTAGGATATGAACTTGACCATACCGACGGCTATGCCGCTCTGATTGCCGGAGAATTTGACGGCAACAACATCAGCAGGAAAATTTTCACCTATGGAACTTTCCTCTCCGCTGAATGGAATATCTCCGACAAGTTTTCATTAAGGCCGGGCACAAGGTTTTCTGTGAGCAACAGATTCAATAACCAATTCAATTACTCACTTTCTGCGAGGTATAAAACATCTGAAAACTCCAATTTAAGATGGGTATTTGGTACAGCCAACCGCTATCCGACCTACGATGAGCTGTTTACCTATTTTGTTAATGTCAACCATGATATCCAGGGAAACCCGGACCTTAAGCCGGAAACAGGGTATTCAGCAGGACTTTTCTGGGACCAGGGTTTTGGTCTGGGGAACGGCTGGAAATTCAACTATAACCTGGAAGCTTTGTATGTAGACCTGAACGACAAGATTGAAAACGTCATGATCGTCCGTCCTTCTACCTACAAATACCTGAACCTTGATAAATACAGAAGCCTTCTGTTCGGCGTGAATGCCAATATTGTTAAAGACCAGTTTTCACTTGGGATAAGGACCTCCCTGAATGGGATTTCGGTTTCCAAGCAGGAAATGGATGTAAGGACCCCGCAAGATTTTCAGTACAATTTCCAGGCAGGAGCTAATGCCGGATACAAAATAGCAGGCTCGAATACTGCGTTGAATCTGTACTACAAATACACCGGGCCGGCGAGACTTTATGTCATAGAAAATGAAAGTTTCCGGCTGGCAAGGACAGACGGTTTCCACATGATGGATTTCATAGTAAGCCAGCCTTTCTGGAAAGATCGCCTCGAACTTTCAGTAGGGATCAAAAACATATTCGATGTAACGACCATCAACAGTACCAACAGTACCGCGAGCGGGCATAATGCTGCCACAGACCTTCTCAACCTGTATTATGGAAGGAGCTATTTTGCAAGATTAATGTATCAATTTTAA